One part of the Musa acuminata AAA Group cultivar baxijiao chromosome BXJ1-5, Cavendish_Baxijiao_AAA, whole genome shotgun sequence genome encodes these proteins:
- the LOC135672834 gene encoding protein ALTERED PHOSPHATE STARVATION RESPONSE 1-like, which translates to MGCTYSRVDVDEVVWQCKERRRLMKQLLSCRAELAAAHMAYLQSLRNTGATLRQFTEVETMIPGGTPPIGLALPPSPPPPPTLPPSPPPPPEFSPRAAKEVTREKLSDEDSSDMDDDESCPMPPPPLPSSVWDCWDPSGPPASSGSSSPVPDGGDVTHAAAEEEDWAETKTEFGEGEEEEEVVVEDEDDKAVQRKEAFAVALNRAREKCPAKELADDSLSAASWFTKDTDIGMVVWRSKKTLEGIIKELDDYFLKAAAGGKDLAVLLESNRTYCHPWDLQAREGRSSTSAKVVNVLSWNWSFKSTHSNRDAQDENSASRPSNHCTTLEKLFAEEQKLYKLVKDEESANSQHKKIILLLHKLEAGDYDWTKTEKARSDIEDLQCQMVSLKEAISGTCLSILKLRDEELFPQLIEFSVGLEKMWRTMYECHQVQNHVSQQANLLDSHLGNDPTTDSHRHAISQLEAEVTSWYSSFCDLFRCQREYVRILNQWVRLTDRLPENNAFMGSTSSIRGFCEELQGVLDGLPDKVAAEAIKNFLLVIRSIVLQHTEEHSLQKKSDRLQRRLEKELNSLGSIENLVEVPHVNHPPSSTKHAKLEAFKKRVEEERIKYLNSVHTSRAMIVNNLQTSLPNVFQALMGFSSVCVQAFESITGSVEDVTSFSDGVSPVHQ; encoded by the exons ATGGGGTGCACCTACTCGAGGGTGGATGTGGACGAGGTGGTGTGGCAGTGCAAGGAACGCCGGCGGCTCATGAAGCAGCTGCTGAGCTGCAGGGCCGAGCTCGCCGCCGCCCACATGGCGTACCTGCAGTCGTTGCGGAACACGGGCGCCACTCTTAGacagttcactgaagtggagacgATGATCCCGGGCGGTACTCCGCCTATTGGACTCGCATTGCCACCCTCCCCGCCCCCGCCGCCGACTCTTCCGCCTTCGCCTCCGCCCCCTCCCGAATTTAGTCCCCGTGCCGCGAAGGAGGTAACGAGGGAGAAGTTGTCCGATGAGGATTCAAGCGATATGGATGATGACGAGAGCTGCCCGATGCCTCCACCTCCCCTCCCCAGCTCGGTCTGGGACTGTTGGGATCCTTCTGGCCCTCCAGCTTCGTCGGGTTCCTCATCTCCGGTACCCGATGGAGGAGATGTTACACATGCTGCGGCGGAAGAAGAGGATTGGGCGGAGACTAAAACGGAGTTTGGGGagggggaagaggaggaagaggtggtCGTGGAGGACGAAGATGACAAAGCGGTCCAAAGAAAGGAGGCTTTTGCTGTGGCATTGAATCGGGCGAGGGAGAAATGCCCGGCAAAGGAATTGGCTGATGATAGCTTGTCGGCAGCGAGTTGGTTCACCAAAGATACAGACATAGGGATGGTGGTGTGGAGGAGCAAGAAGACATTGGAGGGGATTATAAAGGAGCTAGATGATTATTTCCTGAAAGCTGCAGCTGGAGGGAAGGATCTTGCAGTCCTTCTCGAGTCCAATCGGACCTATTGTCATCCTTGGGACCTTCAAGCAAGGGAAG GGAGAAGTTCCACGTCCGCCAAAGTCGTAAACGTGTTGTCTTGGAACTGGTCTTTCAAATCAACTCATTCTAACAGAGATGCTCAAGATGAAAATAGTGCTAGTAGGCCCAGTAACCATTGCACAACCCTCGAGAAGCTTTTTGCAGAGGAGCAGAAGCTCTACAAGCTAGTGAAG GATGAGGAAAGTGCTAACTCCCAGCACAAGAAGATAATCCTACTACTGCATAAACTAGAAGCTGGAGATTATGACTGGACAAAAACTGAGAAAGCTCGTTCGGACATTGAGGATTTGCAGTGCCAAATGGTTTCTCTGAAGGAGGCAATAAGTGGAACATGTTTGTCCATATTAAAACTTAGGGATGAAGAGTTATTTCCACAGTTGATTGAATTCTCTGTAGG GCTTGAGAAGATGTGGAGAACAATGTATGAATGTCATCAAGTGCAAAACCATGTTTCTCAACAAGCAAATCTTCTTGACAGTCATTTGGGCAATGATCCAACCACTGATTCTCATCGTCATGCCATATCTCAGCTAGAAGCAGAGGTGACTTCTTGGTATAGTTCGTTCTGCGACCTCTTCCGCTGTCAGCGTGAGTATGTTCGCATTCTCAACCAGTGGGTTAGACTGACTGACAGACTTCCGGAAAATAATGCCTTTATGGGTTCAACATCTAGTATCCGTGGTTTTTGTGAAGAATTACAGGGAGTTCTCGATGGGCTACCAGACAAG GTAGCAGCTGAGGCAATCAAGAACTTTCTATTGGTTATCCGCTCTATCGTTCTGCAACATACCGAAGAGCACAGCCTGCAGAAGAAATCCGATCGACTTCAGAGAAGGTTGGAGAAAGAGTTAAACTCGCTTGGGAGTATAGAGAACTTGGTCGAAGTACCTCATGTGAATCACCCACCATCGTCAACAAAGCATGCAAAACTGGAAGCTTTCAAGAAGAGGGTGGAGGAAGAAAGGATCAAGTATCTAAATTCTGTTCACACGAGCCGAGCCATGATCGTGAACAATCTGCAGACAAGCCTCCCGAATGTATTCCAGGCTCTCATGGGGTTTTCGAGCGTATGCGTGCAGGCGTTCGAGAGCATTACTGGTTCGGTGGAAGATGTAACAAGTTTTTCCGATGGTGTTTCACCTGTACACCAATGA